A stretch of Castanea sativa cultivar Marrone di Chiusa Pesio chromosome 2, ASM4071231v1 DNA encodes these proteins:
- the LOC142625009 gene encoding uncharacterized protein LOC142625009, which yields MIIGGTVSGGSYESLKKTYYRQINSVHIKHPSPKCQRLETDDITFSERDVDGIKQPHNDPLIIMLEIEGFKTRRVLVDNESFADIMYMTAYQQLRFDPKKLKPFNSPLVSFSGDKIYPKRIVSLSVTAGTYPAQFPTPYGIGKICGDQLLAKECYQAVLASKENHAWVVEEEPGKPTQELEEVCLVEGDATKVTKVGARLDSNLKDKIMEFRKQNLDIFAWTHEDMPGIDNKVIEHKLDVDPTRKPVQQKRRVFAP from the exons ATGATAATAGGGGGAACTGTGTCAGGAGGGTCATACGAGTCTTTGAAGAAGACTTATTATAGGCAAATCAACAGTGTTCATATCAAACACCCGTCTCCGAAGTGTCAACGATTAGAAACTGATGATATCACATTTTCTGAACGAGATGTAGATGGGATTAAGCAACCTCACAATGATCCACTCATCATCATGCTAGAGATTGAAGGTTTCAAGACAAGGAGAGTATTAGTTGATAACGAGAGCTTCGCCGACATAATGTACATGACGGCTTACCAACAGCTAAGGTTTGATCCGAAGAAGCTTAAACCTTTCAATTCACCCCTAGTTAGTTTCAGTGGAGATAAAATCTATCCAAAACGAATTGTCTCATTGTCCGTCACAGCTGGAACATATCCAGCCCAA TTCCCAACCCCATACGGGATAGGGAAAATATGCGGGGATCAGCTTTTGGCTAAAGAATGTTACCAAGCAGTATTAGCTTCAAAAGAGAACCATGCCTGGGTAGTGGAAGAGGAACCAGGGAAACCTACTCAAGAGCTGGAAGAAGTGTGTCTGGTAGAAGGAGACGCTACTAAAGTAACAAAGGTGGGAGCAAGACTTGACTCAAACCTGAAGGACAAGATCATGGAGTTCCGGAAGCAGAATTTGGATATTTTCGCTTGGACTCACGAAGACATGCCAGGTATAGACAACAAAGTGATAGAACATAAACTGGATGTTGATCCTACCAGAAAACCCGTCCAGCAGAAGCGACGAGTTTTTGCTCCCTAG
- the LOC142625010 gene encoding uncharacterized protein LOC142625010, producing MHDNDHMMKSLRRELGEVKNAMKGKMAMNLDGMLKRTDSPFTASVLECPLPPKFHLPQLEFYDNTKDPLDHIGAFKTILNLQQTPDEVICRSFPDTLRGAARVWFSKLLASSIANFEQLSDLFVRHFIGGQCHKRPTFYLLTVRQQKGESLRDYVKRFNKAVLEINEADDQLIMTTFQAGLNNLDHVFSLGKKLPTSMTDLLFKAQKYMNGEDTFTVKGLMGKWKKEELGDSQGKKKDRKDSYTETKTSKSIFDTPKKKMNFTPLVMPADKILMKIKDELELKLPKPLSMSNRKRDPKKYCRFH from the coding sequence ATGCATGACAATGATCACATGATGAAGAGCTTGAGAAGGGAACTTGGTGAAGTGAAGAATGCAATGAAAGGGAAGATGGCGATGAACCTTGATGGCATGCTCAAACGAACAGATTCACCTTTCACAGCCAGTGTTTTGGAGTGCCCTTTGCCACCAAAGTTTCATTTGCCTCAACTGGAGTTTTATGATAACACGAAGGACCCTCTTGACCACATAGGGGCCTTCAAGACTATCCTAAACCTCCAACAGACCCCGGACGAGGTTATTTGCAGATCTTTCCCCGATACCCTTAGAGGGGCTGCAAGGGTGTGGTTTAGTAAGCTGCTAGCATCTTCTATAGCAAATTTTGAACAGCTTAGTGACTTGTTTGTTCGccacttcattggaggacaatGTCACAAGAGGCCAACCTTTTACTTGTTAACGGTAAGGCAGCAAAAAGGGGAGAGCCTAAGGGATTATGTAAAACGTTTCAATAAGGCCGTATTGGAAATCAATGAAGCTGATGACCAGTTGATAATGACGACCTTCCAGGCAGGACTTAATAACCTAGATCACGTCTTTTCATTGGGAAAGAAACTACCAACCTCAATGACAGATCTCCTATTCAAAGCCCAAAAGTATATGAATGGAGAGGACACCTTTACTGTGAAGGGGTTAATGGGAAAATGGAAGAAGGAAGAACTTGGGGACTCTCAGGGAAAGAAGAAGGATCGTAAGGATTCATATACGGAAACTAAGACCAGCAAGAGCATTTTTGACACTCCGAAAAAGAAGATGAACTTCACCCCATTAGTAATGCCTGCAGACAAAATCCTGATGAAGATTAAGGATGAACTAGAGCTAAAGTTGCCTAAGCCGCTAAGCATGTCCAATAGGAAACGTGACCCGAAGAAGTATTGCCGTTTTCATTAG
- the LOC142623828 gene encoding phosphoenolpyruvate carboxylase kinase 1-like, with amino-acid sequence MSEALHRNYQVSEEIGRGRFGVVFRCLSPVNGVYHAVKSIEKSLVSADSLDAQCLLTEPKILHLLSPHPNIINLHDLYEDETHLHMVIDLCSSSDLHHRVVTRRVIPEAESASIMGQLVQALAHCHSLGVAHRDIKPDNILFDDRNRLKLADFGSAEFFKEGQLMSGVVGTPYYVAPEVLAGRDYCEKVDVWSAGVVLYIMLAGFPPFYGESAVEIFDAVLRANLRFPARVFGSVSSAAKDLLRRMLCKDVSRRFSAEQVLRHPWITSGGGARTVADLT; translated from the exons ATGAGCGAAGCACTACACAGAAATTACCAGGTAAGCGAAGAGATCGGACGGGGACGATTCGGCGTCGTTTTCCGCTGCCTCTCGCCTGTTAACGGCGTCTACCACGCCGTCAAGTCGATCGAGAAGAGTCTAGTCTCGGCCGACTCACTCGACGCCCAATGCTTGTTAACGGAGCCCAAGATCCTTCACCTGCTGTCTCCGCATCCAAACATCATTAACCTCCACGACCTGTACGAGGACGAAACGCACCTTCACATGGTTATTGATCTCTGTTCTTCGTCCGATCTTCACCACCGAGTCGTGACTCGCCGAGTTATTCCTGAGGCCGAGTCGGCTTCCATTATGGGTCAGCTTGTGCAAGCTCTGGCCCACTGTCACAGTCTCGGCGTGGCCCATCGTGACATAAAACCTGATAATATACTATTCGACGATCGGAACCGACTTAAACTCGCGGATTTCGGATCCGCCGAGTTTTTCAAGGAGGGGCAGCTTATGAGCGGTGTGGTCGGTACGCCGTATTACGTAGCGCCTGAGGTTTTGGCCGGGAGGGATTACTGTGAGAAAGTCGATGTTTGGAGTGCTGGTGTCGTTTTGTACATTATGCTCGCTGGGTTTCCGCCGTTTTATGGGGAGTCGGCGGTGGAGATATTCGACGCTGTGCTCAGGGCTAATCTGAGATTTCCGGCTAGGGTTTTCGGCTCGGTTTCCTCTGCGGCTAAGGATTTGCTCCGACGGATGCTCTGTAAGGATGTTTCTAGAAGATTCTCGGCCGAACAAGTTCTGA GACACCCATGGATAACAAGTGGAGGAGGTGCGAGAACGGTGGCTGATCTAACTTGA